From the Ilumatobacteraceae bacterium genome, the window CGCTCCTGAGCGTCGTCGCGGTCTCGGTGTTCACGGTCGCGTTCTGGGTCGCCGACTACGCCACCAACTTCGACGTGTTCACGCTGCTCGCCGTGTACGCGGCGACCGCACACGGCGGGGGCGACCGGCGGAAGGTCTGGAGGGTCGTCGGGGCGGTCGTCGGTTTCGTCTCGGTGATCGCAGTGCTCGGGGTCCTGAGCCCGAACGATGATCTGCCGGCGGCCGCCGTGCTCGGCATCGCGGCGCTGCACATCACCGCCGCGATCGCCGGCGAGGTCGTCCACGATCGGCGGCTGCGCCTCGCCGAACTCGAGCAGCGGGCGGTACGTGCCGAGACCGAGCGGAGCCTAATGGCCCGCGAGGCGATCCGCGAGGAACGAGCCCGGATCGCTCGCGATCTCCATGACGTCGTCGCTCACGGGATGAGCGTGATGGTGGTGCAGGCGGGCGCAGCCGAACGCATCGTGGATGCCGACCCCGACGGCGCCCGCAAGGCGCTCCAGCACATCCAGAGCGCCGGTCGCGAGGCCCTGACCGAGATGCGGCGCATGCTCGATCTGCTCCGAGAAGCGCACCCGGCTGCACTCGACCTCGCACCCCAGCCGACCGTGCACGACCTCCACCACGTCGTACAGCAATGCAGCGACTCGGGGATCCCGACCGAACTGAGGATCGACGGCGAACCGTCGAGCCAGTCGGTCGGCCAGGAGATGGCCGCCTACCGAATCGCTCAGGAGGCGCTCACCAACGTCATCAAACACGCAGGCGGATCCGCCCGGGCCATGGTGCGAGTGCAGTACCGGTCGGACGACATCCGCCTCGAGGTGACCGACGACGGCATCGGCGCCAGCGAGCGCGACCTCAGCCATGCCACCGGCCACGGACTCGTCGGCATGCGTGAACGTGTCGAGCTCTACGGCGGCGACTTCCGTGTCGGCCCGCGGCCCGGCGGCGGCTTCCGCGTCGCCGCCACCATCCCGTACGACCATCAGCCGAGCCGGACACGTCGATGAACCTCCGAGTCGCGATCGCCGACGACCAAGAGCTGGTCCGCACGGGCTTCGCCCTCATCCTCGGGTCGGAAGACGACATCGATGTCGTCGGCGCCGCAGCGGACGGTCGCGAGGCGGTCGAGCTGTGCCGCCGCGTCCGCCCGGACGTGATCCTGATGGACATCCGGATGCCGGAGATGGACGGCATCGCGGCCACACGCGAGTTGCTCGACGACGTCGATTGCCGCACACGGGTCCTGATCCTCACCACGTTCGACCTCGACGAGTACGTGTACGACGCCGTGACGGCCGGCGCCAGCGGGTTCCTCCTGAAGGACACGCCCGCTGACGACCTGATCAAGGCGGTCCGGGTCGTGGCGAGCGGCGACGCCCTGCTGGCGCCGTCGGTCACCCGCAGTCTCATCGAGCGTTTCACCAGCGAGACGACGTCGTACACGCCGACGCCGGGGCTCGACGACCTCACCGAACGCGAGACCGAGGTGCTGTCACTGATGGCCCGAGGTCACTCCAACCAGGAGATCGCCACCGCCCTCTTCCTCGGCGAGACCACCGTGAAGACCCATGTCAGCCGCGTCCTGATGAAGCTGGGAGTCCGCGACCGGGTGCAAGCGGTCATCGCCGCCTACGAATCGGGCCTCGTTCGCCCGGGCGGCGACACCCGCCCCTGAGCTGCACCGGCGGCGCTCACGGGCAGGTGGCCGGGTTCGGTCACGACTCGGGGACGATGACGGCGCGACCCAGCACCCGTCCGGCGGCGAGATCGCGGTACGCCTGTGCGCCGTCGTCGAGGGAATACGTCGTCGACTCGACACTCACCAGGCCGCGAGCCGCCAGGTTCAGCAACTCCACCAACTCGGGACGTGTTCCCCAGTAGGTGGTCTGCATGCTCACCTCGTACGGCTGCGAGAAGAACGAGAACGGCACCGCTCCACCGGCGATCCCCACCAGGGTGATGTCGCCGAGCGGGCGCGAGGCCGCCTGGGCGAGTTCGAGGGTCGATTGGGCACCGACGAAATCGAGGATGACGTCGGCACCGAGGCCACCGGTGATCTCCCGGATCGTCTCGGCGGCGTGCTCATCCGACATGACCGCGTGATCGGCGCCGTGCTGCGTGGCGAGCTCCAACGCATCCGCCTTGAGGTCGACGGCGATCACCGTCGCCGAGGTCGTCGCCCTCACGAGCTGCACCCCGAGGTGGCCCAGGCCGCCGACACCGATCACGACGACGTGCGAGTCGGGCGTCATCTTCGGCCACGACCGACGCACCGCGTGGTACGGCGTCAG encodes:
- a CDS encoding response regulator transcription factor, which encodes MNLRVAIADDQELVRTGFALILGSEDDIDVVGAAADGREAVELCRRVRPDVILMDIRMPEMDGIAATRELLDDVDCRTRVLILTTFDLDEYVYDAVTAGASGFLLKDTPADDLIKAVRVVASGDALLAPSVTRSLIERFTSETTSYTPTPGLDDLTERETEVLSLMARGHSNQEIATALFLGETTVKTHVSRVLMKLGVRDRVQAVIAAYESGLVRPGGDTRP
- a CDS encoding sensor histidine kinase, producing MTFAMPARLGRWGAEHPFRVDVVIAVVVGLFTVLGLVAAEPQGSERAADPLAVMLVAGQTVSFAYRRRAPLLSVVAVSVFTVAFWVADYATNFDVFTLLAVYAATAHGGGDRRKVWRVVGAVVGFVSVIAVLGVLSPNDDLPAAAVLGIAALHITAAIAGEVVHDRRLRLAELEQRAVRAETERSLMAREAIREERARIARDLHDVVAHGMSVMVVQAGAAERIVDADPDGARKALQHIQSAGREALTEMRRMLDLLREAHPAALDLAPQPTVHDLHHVVQQCSDSGIPTELRIDGEPSSQSVGQEMAAYRIAQEALTNVIKHAGGSARAMVRVQYRSDDIRLEVTDDGIGASERDLSHATGHGLVGMRERVELYGGDFRVGPRPGGGFRVAATIPYDHQPSRTRR
- a CDS encoding NAD(P)-dependent alcohol dehydrogenase produces the protein MRALRLMDWKSEPELVEVDKPTPGPGEVVVKVGGAGACHSDLHLMHDFEGGMLPWSPPFTLGHENAGWVDSIGDGVTMVAEGDAVAVYGPWGCGTCPRCRLGIEIYCENPADAPVPGGGGGLGLDGGMADYLLVPAERLLVPLPTGLSPAVAAPLTDAGLTPYHAVRRSWPKMTPDSHVVVIGVGGLGHLGVQLVRATTSATVIAVDLKADALELATQHGADHAVMSDEHAAETIREITGGLGADVILDFVGAQSTLELAQAASRPLGDITLVGIAGGAVPFSFFSQPYEVSMQTTYWGTRPELVELLNLAARGLVSVESTTYSLDDGAQAYRDLAAGRVLGRAVIVPES